A segment of the Amycolatopsis thermophila genome:
CCGGAGGGCTTCGCCGCATGGCTCGCGGAGGTGCGCTCGTGACCAGCCCGACCCTCGACTTCCTGGTCCGCTCGGCGCGCGAGTTCCGGCGCGGCGGCTGGGTGTTCACCGGGTTCCACTGGCCGGTGCTCGCCGGTCAGCTCGCGCACTCGCTCGAGGGTGAACCGTTCGTGCAGGTCTTCGAGGCGGGCGGGGGCACCTGGACGGCCGGGACCTCGGTACCGACCAGCACGACGGACTACCCGGCCTACGCGGGCGGCATCGGCTGGATCGCGTCCACCGCCGACGTCCTGCTGGCGATGGCCCGCCGGTTCGACCGCGTGGTGCTCGACGCGTCCAATGTGGACCTCGCAGGCCGGGTCAACTCGTCGTTCGTCGGCGACCGCGACCGGCCGGCGGTGCGGCTGCCCGGTGGCGGTGGCGCGCCGGACATCGCGGCCCGGGCGCGGGAGCTGGTGCTGCTGCACGGTGGCGAGGACCTCGGACGCATCCAGGCGGAGGTCGAGCACGTGACGGCCGCGCCCGGCGCGGAGACGATCGTGTGGCTGCACACCCGCTGGGGCGTGCTCCGGCTGGGTGCGCGGCCGCGTCTGGTGGAGCTGGCCCGGGACGTGCCGGGCGCGCACGAGTTCTCCGGCCACCTGCGCGGGCTCGGCGTCCGGGTGGACGCCCCCGTGCCCAGGGCACCGATCAGCGAGGCCGAACGCCGCGCGGCGGCGGGGCTGCTGGCCGAGGCGGCCGGGCGCGGGTACGCGGTGGCGCGGCGTGCCCGCGCCGAACTGGAAGGAGTGGCATGACCGTCGCCGACGACCTGGCCGGGCTGCGCACCGAGGTGCGCACCCTCATCGCGAAATGGGACTTCACCCCCCGCTGCGACGCCTGGCTCCGGGGCCACGACGAGAGCTTCAGCCGGGCGCTCGCCGAGCACGGCTGGATCGGCATGACCTGGCCGGCCGGGCTCGGCGGCAGCGACCGGTCCAACCTGGCGCGGCTGGTGGTCACCGAGGAGCTGCTGCGCGCCGGCGCCCCGGTCGCGGCGCACTGGATGGGGGACCGGCAGATCGGCCCGGCCATCCTCCGCACCGGCTCGCCGGACCTGCAGCGCCGCTACCTGCCCCGGATCGCGGCCGGCGAGGTGACGTTCTGCCTCGGCATGAGCGAGACCGAGTCGGGGTCGGACCTGGCGTCGGTGCGCACGGTCGCGGAACCGGCCGAGGGAGGCTGGCGGGTGCGCGGCCGCAAGATCTGGACCAGCCACGCGCACCGGGCCACCCACGCCTACGTGCTCGCGCGGACGGGCTCCGGCGGCGGCAAGCACGAGGGACTCACCGAGTTCATCGTCGACATGGCCGCCGACGGGGTCCAGGTCCGCCCGATCCACGACCTGCGCGGCGACCACCACTTCAACGAGGTCACCTTCGACGACGTCTTCGTGCCCGCCGGGGACGTCCTCGGCACGGTCGGCGACGGCTGGCGGCAGGTCACCGAGCAGCTGGCCTTCGAACGCGGCGGGATGGAACGGGTACTGAGCACCTACCCGCTGCTGGAAGCGGTGCTGGCCGCGCCCGGAGCCGCTGGGCACGCGGCGGCCATCGGCACGGCACTGGCCCGGCTGGCGACGCTCCGGCGGCTCGCCTGGCGCGTCGCGCTCGCCCTCGACACCGGCGAGGCTCCCGTGCACCAGGCCGCCATGCTGAAGGATCTCGGCACCACCTTCGAGGGCGATGTCAACGAGCTGGCGCGCGAGGTGCTGGCGATCGAACCGGATCCGGCCGCGAGCGGCGCCGCCGGGCTGCTCGCCGAAGGGGTGCTGGCCGCGCCCGGCTTCACCATCCGCGGCGGTACCACCGAAGTCCTCCGCGTGATCATCGCCCGTGGCGCGACCGGGCCGCGGCAGCACGACGATTCCGGGCTGCGCGCGGTGGCCGACGACGTCCTGGCCGGGCACGGCGGCGACCCGGACCCCGAACCGGGTCCGGTGTGGACGGAGCTGACGGGGCTGGGCTGGCCCGGTGCCGGGACGCCGGAGGAGCTCGGCGGTTCGGGCGGCGACCTGGCGGATCTGGCCGAACTGGTCGAGGCGTGCGGCCGGAACACCGTGAGCACTCCGCTCGCCGAAACCGGGTGGGCGCGGCTGCTGCTCGCCGCCTCCGGGC
Coding sequences within it:
- a CDS encoding acyl-CoA dehydrogenase family protein, yielding MTVADDLAGLRTEVRTLIAKWDFTPRCDAWLRGHDESFSRALAEHGWIGMTWPAGLGGSDRSNLARLVVTEELLRAGAPVAAHWMGDRQIGPAILRTGSPDLQRRYLPRIAAGEVTFCLGMSETESGSDLASVRTVAEPAEGGWRVRGRKIWTSHAHRATHAYVLARTGSGGGKHEGLTEFIVDMAADGVQVRPIHDLRGDHHFNEVTFDDVFVPAGDVLGTVGDGWRQVTEQLAFERGGMERVLSTYPLLEAVLAAPGAAGHAAAIGTALARLATLRRLAWRVALALDTGEAPVHQAAMLKDLGTTFEGDVNELAREVLAIEPDPAASGAAGLLAEGVLAAPGFTIRGGTTEVLRVIIARGATGPRQHDDSGLRAVADDVLAGHGGDPDPEPGPVWTELTGLGWPGAGTPEELGGSGGDLADLAELVEACGRNTVSTPLAETGWARLLLAASGQALPEGAATVIATGAGLRLEGDRLSGTAVRVPWARAARWFVIAVGEELVTVEAAAPGIDIEPGANLAAEPRDTVRFDGVPAAARTPCRGDVLGLGGLLRAAAITGALETAVAHTVAHVTTRHQFGRPLRSFQAVGMTLARMASQHTLARTAVETAVAASRESIDLPRVAAAMVIAAEAATEVARGAHQLHGAMGVTREHPLHLATRRLWSWRDELGGPRSWADLLGTRLLELGPDGIWDWITADIEEEP